The sequence AGATAATTCATCAGCATGGAGGATGAATAAAGAAGTTCCCCTAATTGTACCAGAAGTTAATCCACAAGAGGCATTTAAACATAAGGGAATAATAGCTAATCCAAATTGTTCCACAATTCAATGTATGGCACCTCTTAAGATATTAGCTAATAAATATGGAATAAAAAGAGTTGTATATAGTACATATCAAGCTGTATCTGGAACAGGACATAAAGGAATAGTAGATTTAGAGGAAGGATTGAAAGGAAATCCACCAAAAACTTATCCCCATCAAATAGTTAATAATTGTCTTCCTCACATAGATGTGTTTTTAGATAATGGGTATACAAAAGAAGAGAAAAAAATGATAGATGAAACAAGAAAGATATTAGATCTTCCTGAACTTCCAGTTACAGCTACTTGTGTAAGAGTTCCAGTTATAAATTCTCATTCTGTTTCAATAAATGTAGAACTTGAAAAAGATTTTGATATAGATGAATTAAAAAAGGAGTTGGCTTCACTTGATGGTATAATTCTTTTAGATGAGGTTGAAAAAAATGTATACCCATTACCAGTAAATGCAACAGGAAAAGATGAAGTGTTTGTAGGAAGAATAAGAAGAGATGAAAGCGTAAAATATGGAGTTAATTTATGGACTGTAGCTGATAATATAAGAAAAGGAGCTGCTACTAATGCTATACAGATAGCTGAATTATTCAAAGATAGATTTTAAAGGGGGGATAAAATGAGCATATTTAGAGGTTCTGGAGTAGCTATTATTACTCCATTTACAAAAGAGAATACAGTAAATTTTGAAAAATTAGGAGAATTATTAGAATATCATATTCAAAATTCAACTGATGCTATAATAATAAATGGAACAACAGGAGAGAGTGCGACACTTACAGATGAGGAAAAAGAAAAATTAATAGAATATACATTAAGAAAGGTTAATAGAAGGGTGCCGGTAATAGCTGGAACAGGTTCAAATAATACGAAACATGCTGTTGAAATGAGTAGACTTGCGTGTGAATTAGGAGTAGATGGTTTGCTAATAGTAACTCCTTATTATAATAAAGGAAATGAAAATGGAATTTATGAACATTATAGAGCAATATCAGAAGCTGTAACTTGTCCTATTATACTCTATACAGTTCCGTCTAGAACAGGAGTT comes from Fusobacterium necrogenes and encodes:
- a CDS encoding aspartate-semialdehyde dehydrogenase, whose protein sequence is MRVAVVGATGLVGSTFLKVLNERDLGITELFLFASSRSAGKKIDFKGKECLVEELREDSFKGRDIDIALFSAGGEISLKYAPLAAQEGILVIDNSSAWRMNKEVPLIVPEVNPQEAFKHKGIIANPNCSTIQCMAPLKILANKYGIKRVVYSTYQAVSGTGHKGIVDLEEGLKGNPPKTYPHQIVNNCLPHIDVFLDNGYTKEEKKMIDETRKILDLPELPVTATCVRVPVINSHSVSINVELEKDFDIDELKKELASLDGIILLDEVEKNVYPLPVNATGKDEVFVGRIRRDESVKYGVNLWTVADNIRKGAATNAIQIAELFKDRF